The Methanobrevibacter sp. genome includes a region encoding these proteins:
- a CDS encoding DNA-directed RNA polymerase subunit P, whose translation MYRCPECGTEVDHKGYMENKCPKCRYRILFKKVPEVRKLVKAR comes from the coding sequence TTGTACAGATGTCCTGAATGTGGAACTGAAGTTGACCACAAAGGTTACATGGAGAATAAATGTCCTAAATGCAGATATAGGATTTTATTCAAAAAGGTTCCAGAAGTCAGAAAACTCGTAAAGGCAAGATAG
- a CDS encoding ribonucleotide-diphosphate reductase subunit beta translates to MLISTSRKPSQKTRTFCKNFSHAFGFDYTNRGKSSLRDLLIKAKQLGHDSIVLVYQIKGNPSKLTFYDLDANEKLALLVSVNTTNERLHISPKDLKIRSSVRELDILAEVLGIEVTTEPQDSNYIRISYADYDDDRNFAIIYFVNKKGEQIDFQINVKKIVEN, encoded by the coding sequence ATGCTTATTTCCACATCAAGAAAACCATCCCAAAAAACAAGAACATTCTGCAAGAACTTTTCACATGCCTTCGGCTTTGACTATACCAATAGGGGAAAAAGCAGCTTAAGGGATCTGCTCATCAAGGCCAAGCAGTTAGGCCATGACAGCATTGTTCTAGTTTATCAGATCAAGGGAAATCCAAGCAAATTGACTTTCTATGACCTTGATGCAAATGAAAAATTGGCTTTGCTTGTTTCTGTAAACACTACCAATGAACGTCTTCACATCAGCCCTAAGGATTTGAAAATAAGATCAAGCGTTAGGGAATTGGACATTCTAGCGGAAGTCTTAGGGATTGAAGTCACTACAGAACCACAAGACTCCAATTACATAAGGATATCCTATGCGGACTATGATGATGACAGGAATTTTGCAATAATCTATTTTGTAAACAAGAAAGGTGAACAGATAGATTT
- the rrp42 gene encoding exosome complex protein Rrp42: MDIIPEITRRSITRLINDGKRADGRAFDERRDIFIEPNVIDKAEGSARVKLGDTQVIVGVKPTIGEPFADTPNLGVLMTNCELLPMAAPGFEPGPPSPESIELARVVDRGIRESELVDLEKLCIEEGKKVWMLFIDLHVIDYDGNLFDASNLAVMAALMNTKLPVAEYIDDEVVLSEDETMDLPIRDKLALSTFVKIGDGLILDPSLEEEEILEARITIGVTDEGNHVCSMQKGGEVPLTRDEILDAVHMAFTTKDDLLSHLE; encoded by the coding sequence ATGGATATTATACCAGAAATTACTAGAAGAAGTATTACAAGACTTATAAATGATGGTAAAAGAGCTGATGGTAGAGCTTTTGATGAAAGAAGGGATATTTTCATTGAACCTAATGTGATTGATAAGGCAGAAGGTTCTGCAAGAGTTAAATTAGGTGACACTCAAGTCATTGTAGGTGTAAAACCAACAATTGGTGAACCATTTGCAGACACTCCTAATTTAGGTGTATTGATGACCAATTGTGAGCTCTTGCCAATGGCTGCTCCTGGATTCGAACCAGGTCCACCTAGCCCTGAATCCATTGAACTTGCACGTGTTGTAGACCGCGGAATCCGTGAAAGCGAATTGGTTGACTTGGAAAAGCTTTGCATTGAAGAAGGCAAAAAAGTATGGATGCTTTTCATTGACTTACATGTAATCGATTACGATGGAAATCTCTTTGATGCATCTAACCTTGCTGTAATGGCAGCTTTAATGAACACCAAATTGCCGGTTGCAGAATACATTGATGATGAAGTGGTATTGTCTGAAGATGAAACCATGGACTTGCCTATAAGAGATAAATTGGCTTTATCAACCTTTGTAAAGATTGGTGATGGCTTGATCTTAGACCCATCCTTAGAAGAGGAAGAGATCTTGGAAGCAAGAATAACCATTGGTGTGACCGATGAAGGAAACCATGTCTGTTCCATGCAAAAAGGTGGAGAAGTGCCTTTGACCAGAGATGAAATCCTTGATGCCGTTCATATGGCATTTACCACTAAAGACGATTTGTTAAGTCATTTAGAATAG
- the rpl37A gene encoding 50S ribosomal protein L37Ae: MARTKKVGITGRFGARYGRKAKRQVKKIEENMKKKHVCPKCDRPYVKRVSAGIWECKKCGTVFTGGAYVPETPMGKAATRNIKRIVGGN, encoded by the coding sequence ATGGCAAGAACAAAAAAAGTAGGTATCACTGGCAGATTTGGTGCCAGATACGGAAGAAAAGCAAAAAGACAAGTTAAGAAGATTGAAGAAAACATGAAAAAGAAACATGTTTGCCCTAAATGTGACAGACCTTACGTAAAAAGAGTAAGCGCTGGAATTTGGGAATGCAAGAAATGCGGTACTGTCTTTACCGGTGGAGCATACGTACCTGAAACTCCAATGGGAAAAGCTGCAACCCGTAACATCAAAAGAATAGTTGGAGGAAACTAA